A single window of Marinobacter sp. LA51 DNA harbors:
- a CDS encoding acetyltransferase produces the protein MAEKSTGHLIEIADTHALFDPHVSRVKGCMHYGEEAQDPEFFDKAGLVFASGETLPRCWTDPYYRRKG, from the coding sequence ATGGCAGAAAAATCCACCGGTCACTTGATTGAGATCGCTGATACCCACGCCCTGTTCGATCCCCATGTCAGTCGCGTGAAGGGATGCATGCATTACGGAGAGGAAGCCCAGGATCCCGAATTCTTTGACAAGGCGGGACTGGTGTTTGCCTCCGGCGAGACCCTGCCCCGGTGCTGGACCGATCCGTACTACCGCCGAAAAGGCTGA
- a CDS encoding 3-oxoacid CoA-transferase subunit B, with protein sequence MMRLNSDEMARRVAQDIPDGAYVNLGIGMPTSVANHVSDDRLVIYHSENGILGVGPAPAPDQVDPDLINAGKQYVTLLQGGCYFDNAESFAMMRGGHLDIAVLGAFQVSERGDLANWATNDDTFPPAVGGAMDLAVGAKQLFVLMRHTTKADEPKILNQCHYPLTGAGVVKRIYTDLAVIDVTEEGLRVRELYGDNTLADVQALTEARLLPPL encoded by the coding sequence ATGATGCGGCTTAATTCCGATGAAATGGCGCGACGTGTCGCCCAGGATATACCCGACGGGGCCTACGTAAACCTTGGCATCGGCATGCCGACGTCGGTGGCCAATCACGTGTCCGATGATCGGCTGGTGATCTATCACAGTGAGAACGGCATTCTTGGGGTCGGTCCGGCGCCTGCGCCGGATCAGGTCGATCCCGATCTGATCAATGCCGGCAAGCAGTATGTGACCCTGCTGCAGGGTGGGTGTTATTTCGATAACGCCGAGTCTTTTGCCATGATGCGCGGGGGCCACCTCGACATTGCGGTACTTGGGGCGTTCCAGGTCTCCGAGCGTGGTGACCTGGCGAACTGGGCCACCAACGACGATACCTTTCCGCCTGCGGTGGGTGGTGCCATGGATCTTGCGGTCGGTGCCAAGCAACTGTTCGTGCTGATGCGACACACCACCAAGGCCGACGAGCCCAAGATACTCAATCAGTGCCACTACCCCCTGACCGGTGCCGGAGTGGTAAAACGTATCTACACCGATTTGGCGGTGATTGATGTCACCGAGGAGGGGCTGCGGGTGCGAGAGCTTTATGGCGATAACACCCTGGCCGACGTGCAGGCCTTGACCGAAGCCCGCCTGCTACCGCCGCTGTGA
- a CDS encoding ShlB/FhaC/HecB family hemolysin secretion/activation protein, whose translation MNAPVFASVDDGPVIGAVVFEGVTVFTPDHLGPVYQSTIGTRLTPQARSQLASNVRQLYDERGFFEPSVTVAPHDSITGVVLVRVDEPRLVAIDVSGVGMAEARQFRRAFSPLREIKPLSKRHVDYVAQLYEAANEVAIDAELQPANAGDGAGADYALVLRKRTHWLGSLSYSTEGDKRLGRDLVIGQVAVANPLPAIRQMRVFGLHTLESDAYRVAGAGVVVGPNARNRVSVGTRVGRAVLDNDPAPGQTVFRFREHELEWGYGLNGADQNDSEVFTGIVARDYTRTDQGEREIDEALRLMDLGFKTLHQANTSAHRVVVTGRFGFDALGARRRGSQAGDVVDLSFQIARAEYTYWRALPAGLSSRFLLEGQYSPDDLPTSQKFVIGGSQFARAYESGAFSGDRGAGAELELRRRVASPWGLPAEVTPYVYYGLATAYQNQTSSQDSGAAAGLGFRFTADPLSGYLEFGKPLTTDSAITDEDGRFTGRLTLSF comes from the coding sequence TTGAATGCACCTGTATTTGCGTCCGTTGACGACGGACCGGTCATTGGTGCCGTGGTCTTTGAAGGGGTGACCGTGTTTACACCGGACCACCTTGGCCCGGTTTACCAATCGACCATCGGTACGCGCCTGACACCTCAGGCTCGCAGCCAATTGGCCAGCAATGTTCGTCAGCTTTACGATGAGCGTGGGTTTTTCGAGCCCTCGGTGACGGTTGCCCCCCACGACTCGATCACCGGCGTGGTGTTGGTGCGAGTCGATGAGCCCCGCCTCGTAGCCATTGATGTCAGTGGCGTCGGTATGGCCGAAGCGCGACAGTTTCGGCGGGCATTTTCGCCCTTACGAGAAATAAAACCGCTCTCGAAACGGCATGTGGACTATGTTGCTCAGCTGTATGAGGCGGCCAACGAGGTTGCCATCGACGCCGAACTTCAGCCTGCGAACGCCGGTGACGGGGCCGGTGCGGACTACGCCTTGGTTCTGCGCAAGCGTACCCATTGGCTGGGCTCTTTGAGCTACAGCACCGAGGGTGACAAACGCCTGGGCCGGGATCTGGTCATTGGCCAGGTGGCGGTTGCCAATCCGCTGCCGGCGATTCGCCAGATGCGGGTGTTCGGCCTGCACACGCTGGAATCCGATGCCTACCGGGTTGCGGGTGCTGGTGTTGTGGTCGGGCCCAATGCCCGCAATCGGGTGTCTGTGGGAACCCGGGTGGGCCGTGCCGTGCTGGACAATGATCCGGCCCCCGGCCAGACGGTGTTTCGGTTCCGGGAACATGAGCTTGAATGGGGCTATGGCCTCAACGGCGCGGACCAGAACGACAGCGAAGTGTTCACCGGAATAGTCGCCCGGGACTACACCCGCACCGATCAGGGCGAACGCGAAATCGACGAGGCCCTGCGGTTGATGGATCTTGGTTTCAAGACACTGCACCAGGCCAATACCAGTGCTCACCGAGTGGTGGTAACCGGTCGTTTCGGTTTTGATGCATTGGGCGCGCGCCGCCGTGGTTCTCAGGCCGGTGATGTTGTCGATCTGTCGTTCCAGATTGCCCGGGCCGAATACACCTATTGGCGCGCCCTGCCGGCGGGCCTGTCGTCCCGGTTTCTGCTGGAAGGCCAATATTCGCCGGATGACCTGCCCACCTCCCAGAAATTTGTCATCGGTGGCAGCCAGTTTGCCCGTGCTTACGAATCCGGTGCCTTCTCTGGTGACCGGGGTGCCGGCGCCGAACTGGAGCTGCGCCGCCGGGTTGCCAGTCCCTGGGGGCTGCCGGCGGAAGTCACTCCCTATGTCTATTACGGCCTGGCCACGGCCTATCAGAACCAGACCAGTTCACAGGACTCCGGCGCCGCCGCTGGCCTGGGTTTCCGCTTCACCGCCGACCCGCTGTCCGGCTACCTGGAATTTGGCAAACCCCTTACCACCGATTCCGCCATCACCGATGAAGACGGTCGCTTCACCGGCCGTCTCACTCTCAGTTTCTGA
- a CDS encoding 3-oxoacid CoA-transferase subunit A: protein MMNKICESLRAAVADIADGSVMMIGGFGNSGIPLQLIEALRQQGARDLTIISNNAGVAEIGIASLLKAGQVRKIVCSFPRSSGSIWFERLYEAGDIELELVPQGTLGERIRAAGAGLGGVYTPTGYGTRLAEGKETKVINGKGFVLETALPADVALIKAHRADVWGNLIYNTAGRNFNPIMATAATTTIAEVSDVVSAGELDPECIVTPGIFVDRVVTQEAPRHDAA, encoded by the coding sequence GTGATGAATAAAATCTGTGAGTCCCTGCGCGCTGCGGTGGCTGACATTGCCGACGGCAGTGTAATGATGATCGGCGGTTTCGGGAACTCCGGCATTCCGCTGCAGCTAATAGAGGCGTTACGCCAGCAGGGCGCCCGTGACCTGACCATTATTTCCAACAACGCCGGGGTTGCCGAGATTGGCATTGCCTCGTTGTTGAAGGCCGGACAGGTGCGAAAGATCGTCTGCTCGTTTCCCCGTTCGTCCGGCTCGATCTGGTTTGAGCGGCTGTACGAGGCCGGGGACATCGAGCTGGAACTGGTGCCCCAGGGCACACTGGGGGAGCGCATTCGTGCCGCCGGTGCCGGATTGGGCGGGGTGTATACGCCCACCGGGTATGGCACACGGCTGGCCGAGGGCAAGGAAACCAAAGTGATCAATGGCAAAGGCTTTGTGCTTGAAACCGCGCTACCGGCTGACGTTGCCCTGATCAAGGCACACCGGGCCGATGTCTGGGGCAACCTGATCTACAACACCGCCGGTCGCAACTTTAATCCGATCATGGCGACCGCGGCGACCACCACCATTGCCGAAGTGAGCGACGTGGTGTCGGCCGGTGAGTTGGACCCGGAGTGCATCGTCACCCCCGGTATTTTTGTCGATCGCGTAGTCACTCAGGAGGCACCCCGGCATGATGCGGCTTAA
- a CDS encoding FecR domain-containing protein, with product MNTLSFHTAKVPFQTSLFLVILFLLFADVARAEPVVIEAMTGTAEFRNHSEDAWQPLNAGDALKVPVEIQTGPDSSVQIGQSGTFFDVSAETRLHLSTNDASSDGLISRVKQWFGTVFYDVERQPDTFKVETPFLVSTVKGTQFTIVSTDEASFVTLKEGRLEVVDNKTGTRRILNPGDIASVSGDGTGASFSSLIQIPDALPAVAQEQALQIASMAPSFGLDQQTEMGINSSDSSAMSGITSLASLTLGGEIGAELTADLGSDLGLNVGADLGTDVGADIGSDLIGDISAEINADLGIGAGLDDGLELEADLDLGPDLDIDIDLDDLEDLDGLDDLEGGLQQILGGLGGSGSVPL from the coding sequence ATGAACACCCTTTCGTTTCACACCGCCAAGGTGCCCTTCCAAACCTCTTTGTTTTTAGTGATTCTATTTTTGCTTTTCGCTGATGTTGCCCGGGCCGAACCCGTAGTGATCGAGGCGATGACCGGCACGGCCGAGTTTCGCAACCACAGCGAAGATGCGTGGCAACCCCTGAATGCCGGCGACGCCCTGAAGGTGCCGGTTGAGATCCAGACCGGGCCCGACTCCAGTGTCCAGATCGGCCAGTCCGGCACCTTTTTTGACGTGAGCGCAGAAACACGACTTCATTTGTCCACCAATGACGCCAGCTCGGATGGGCTGATTTCCCGCGTGAAGCAGTGGTTCGGCACGGTTTTCTACGACGTCGAACGCCAACCCGATACCTTCAAGGTGGAAACACCGTTCCTGGTCTCCACCGTTAAAGGCACTCAATTCACCATCGTCAGCACCGATGAGGCGTCCTTTGTCACCCTGAAAGAAGGCCGACTGGAGGTTGTTGATAACAAGACGGGCACCCGCCGGATCCTGAATCCTGGCGACATTGCCAGTGTCTCCGGTGACGGGACCGGAGCCAGCTTCAGCTCGCTGATCCAGATTCCGGACGCCTTGCCTGCTGTTGCCCAGGAACAAGCCCTGCAAATTGCCAGCATGGCCCCCTCCTTTGGGCTCGACCAACAGACCGAGATGGGCATCAACTCCTCCGACTCCAGCGCCATGAGTGGCATCACATCCTTGGCCAGTCTCACACTGGGTGGCGAAATCGGTGCGGAGCTGACCGCCGACCTCGGCAGTGACCTGGGACTTAATGTCGGGGCCGATCTAGGCACTGACGTGGGCGCCGATATCGGGTCTGACCTGATCGGCGATATCAGCGCTGAGATCAACGCCGACCTTGGCATCGGCGCAGGTCTAGACGACGGCCTCGAGCTGGAAGCCGATCTGGATCTGGGTCCGGACCTAGACATCGACATCGACCTGGATGACCTGGAAGATCTGGACGGCCTGGATGACCTCGAAGGCGGACTCCAACAAATTCTTGGTGGCTTAGGCGGCTCTGGCTCGGTGCCGCTCTGA
- a CDS encoding substrate-binding periplasmic protein encodes MVSGNSEYPPLLWRDPTNPEQLTGVVPALLQEILQPLGLSADIRHIGSWARVQRLAQDGNIDMVAGAFMTRERFGYMDYILPPIIQLPTAIWVPKGQAFLYRHWPDLLGKTGSTLIGNSFGQNFDRYAQQNLTIESVRSIDQSFLMAKAGRVDYVLYELLQGQVKLAREGRSDEFEPLEKSISTEGLFFTFPKKSACNSFELREQIADRLYSLVNRGRVNELLDEYTARYIAEK; translated from the coding sequence ATGGTCAGCGGCAACTCAGAATATCCGCCCCTGCTGTGGCGAGACCCGACTAATCCTGAGCAACTAACGGGAGTGGTTCCCGCATTGCTGCAAGAAATACTGCAGCCACTGGGTCTCAGCGCCGACATCCGTCACATCGGTTCCTGGGCCCGAGTCCAGCGCCTGGCCCAAGATGGCAACATAGACATGGTGGCCGGAGCCTTCATGACCCGTGAACGTTTCGGGTACATGGATTACATCCTACCGCCCATTATTCAGCTGCCAACGGCCATCTGGGTCCCCAAAGGCCAGGCATTTCTCTATCGGCACTGGCCGGACCTGCTGGGCAAAACCGGCAGCACCCTGATCGGCAACAGTTTTGGTCAGAATTTCGACCGTTACGCCCAACAGAACCTGACCATTGAATCGGTGCGTTCAATCGATCAGTCGTTTCTGATGGCAAAGGCCGGGCGGGTCGATTACGTACTCTACGAATTGTTGCAAGGCCAGGTGAAACTGGCCCGGGAAGGCAGAAGCGACGAATTCGAGCCGCTTGAAAAATCGATCAGTACCGAAGGGCTGTTTTTCACCTTCCCCAAGAAATCTGCCTGCAACAGCTTTGAGCTGCGGGAACAGATCGCCGACCGGCTCTATTCCCTGGTGAACCGGGGTCGGGTCAATGAGCTGCTGGACGAGTACACCGCCCGCTATATTGCCGAGAAATAA
- a CDS encoding monovalent cation:proton antiporter-2 (CPA2) family protein → MTEYFVQAFIYLVAAVIAVPLAKRLGLGSVLGYLVAGVVIGPVTGLVGQEATTIQHFAEFGVVMMLFLVGMELDPKALWAMRVRLVGLGGLQVVLSIAAGTAVAWWLGLVWQTALTVGLIFALSSTAIVLQTLNEKGLAKTEGGRSAFSVLLFQDIAVIPMLALIPLLALPDLMAESGTGAGHDSGLSLVAHLPGWAHALTVIAAVAAVIVGGFYLSRPLFRYVVQSGLREVFTATALMLVIGIAALMSLVNLSPALGAFLAGVVLANSEFRHELEANIEPFKGLLLGLFFITVGAGINFEVLVAEWGTILTLGMAVIVVKALILLGLAVLFRIHGSNGWLFTLGLAQAGEFGFVLLTYSVQNSVISIELSQVLSLVVALSMFLTPLLFIAYDRVVLPRYRRAKNDEREADTIDDRAPVIVAGVGRFGQIVCRLLRANNIPIVVLDHEIEQIENVRRINIQSYFGDASRLELLETAGIEDARLLVVAIDDRDRSVRIVEHVKQFYPGVWVLARAFDRGHSYQLRKAGADDVVSETYHSALELGGHALTAMGVHPLRAKQMTWTFVDNEKAHEDELFEAWQEIEEGISFSPRYGELFMKLEEALSSAMDKDWEEPTREDVPIWTPPDQR, encoded by the coding sequence ATGACCGAGTATTTTGTCCAGGCGTTTATCTATCTTGTGGCCGCGGTGATTGCGGTGCCGTTGGCCAAGCGACTGGGGTTGGGCTCGGTGCTGGGTTATCTGGTCGCCGGTGTGGTGATTGGGCCGGTGACGGGCCTGGTGGGTCAGGAAGCCACCACCATCCAGCATTTTGCCGAATTTGGCGTGGTCATGATGCTGTTCCTGGTGGGGATGGAGCTGGATCCCAAGGCGCTCTGGGCCATGCGGGTGCGCCTGGTGGGCCTGGGTGGGCTGCAGGTGGTGTTGAGTATCGCAGCCGGCACGGCCGTGGCCTGGTGGCTCGGGCTGGTTTGGCAGACAGCCCTGACCGTCGGGCTAATTTTCGCTCTGTCCTCCACCGCCATCGTTCTGCAGACCCTGAATGAAAAAGGCCTGGCGAAGACTGAGGGTGGGCGCAGCGCGTTTTCGGTGTTGCTGTTCCAGGACATCGCCGTGATTCCCATGCTCGCGCTGATTCCCCTATTGGCGTTGCCGGATCTGATGGCAGAGTCCGGCACCGGGGCTGGCCATGACAGTGGTTTGAGTCTGGTTGCCCACCTTCCGGGCTGGGCCCACGCCCTGACCGTGATCGCCGCTGTGGCAGCGGTGATTGTCGGTGGCTTTTATCTGAGCCGGCCGCTGTTTCGGTACGTGGTCCAGTCCGGCCTGCGTGAGGTATTCACCGCTACTGCCCTGATGTTGGTGATCGGCATTGCCGCGCTGATGAGCCTGGTCAATCTGTCGCCGGCGCTGGGTGCATTTCTGGCCGGGGTGGTTCTGGCCAACAGTGAATTCCGCCATGAGCTGGAAGCCAACATCGAGCCGTTCAAGGGCCTGCTGCTGGGCCTGTTCTTCATCACCGTCGGAGCCGGCATTAATTTCGAGGTGCTGGTCGCGGAGTGGGGCACCATCCTGACTCTGGGGATGGCGGTCATCGTGGTCAAGGCACTGATCCTGCTGGGCTTAGCGGTGCTGTTTCGCATCCACGGCAGTAACGGCTGGCTGTTCACCCTGGGCCTGGCGCAGGCCGGTGAATTTGGTTTTGTGCTGCTCACCTACAGCGTCCAGAACTCGGTCATTTCAATTGAACTCTCCCAGGTGCTGTCGCTGGTGGTGGCGCTGTCGATGTTCCTCACCCCGTTGCTGTTTATTGCATACGATCGCGTGGTGCTGCCTCGCTACCGGCGCGCCAAGAACGACGAGCGCGAGGCTGACACTATCGACGACCGGGCCCCGGTGATTGTTGCCGGTGTTGGCCGGTTCGGGCAGATCGTGTGCCGGCTGCTGCGCGCCAACAACATTCCCATCGTGGTGCTGGATCACGAGATTGAGCAGATCGAGAACGTCCGCCGGATCAATATCCAGAGCTATTTCGGCGACGCCAGTCGGCTGGAGCTGCTGGAAACAGCCGGCATCGAGGATGCCCGGTTATTGGTCGTAGCAATCGATGACCGGGATCGCTCGGTACGCATCGTCGAGCACGTGAAACAGTTCTATCCCGGAGTCTGGGTGCTGGCGCGGGCGTTCGACCGGGGCCACAGCTATCAGTTGCGCAAGGCCGGTGCCGACGACGTGGTGAGTGAAACCTACCATTCGGCGCTGGAACTGGGTGGCCACGCATTGACCGCCATGGGTGTGCACCCGCTGCGGGCCAAACAGATGACCTGGACTTTTGTGGACAACGAAAAAGCCCACGAAGACGAGCTGTTCGAGGCTTGGCAGGAAATAGAAGAGGGCATCAGTTTCAGTCCCCGCTACGGCGAGCTGTTCATGAAACTCGAGGAAGCCCTGAGCAGTGCCATGGACAAAGACTGGGAAGAGCCCACGCGGGAAGATGTACCGATCTGGACGCCACCGGACCAACGCTGA
- a CDS encoding EAL domain-containing protein, translated as MANTPVSGNNRKTTLAIALTGAVLLGLWFTGALQDLGRQIEDQWFELLAEPVATDTVIVEIDSASIADVGLWPWPRELFAQALRRLDAAEVHSVMVDVDFSARSVPDQDLALEQALADVSRPVFLPAFVQRTSSMENTLMLRTPLPEFAGHVQLVSANMHPDTDGLVRRLGTGFNWQDTFYPGAWIAMTSGQHTATWIDFSISPRSFQYISFSDLLAGRVEPAQLRNKRVFIGATAIELGDTLAVPVYRALPGVVLQALGAETLNRGGLYRLNTGVEAGILVLCWLLAALIFTRLSWIKGLLGLALTLVGTPLAAVFAFQNLDLIIDIAAPTLAIALVYITVSIARLDTVTLEHLWLQITLRDHQAIHDRIIATANDCILCLTPGGRITQANPAMHALSKAPPGQLVDSQVRDWLPRIETELANLSGKPFDTILLASDNRQVPVEAIISTVDLSAEPLYTIVLRDLTDRIERERELEYQATHDLLTGLLNRPALFSRINQDLQDGETGALLSVNLDYFHEVNDTYGHQTGDHVLQTIAARIAHTVSDRHPAGWVARVGADSFAVWLQGMSYAEGGQILSDAIMEAVERVLPLSADSEVSLQVFCTIGVGDAATAAPEVPEAEESDSHTAKNLWRCAEDALRQAKSQRVAIHCYGAADRRAAGQRLKLVPAIRANIAANAFNLLYQPKIDLATMQPIGCEALLRWPHGRGPVVPVMTLIEVAENSRQIAPLTRWVVQAILAQENAWQARGLPRHMAVNISARLIQDRHFISELQGLLASSTGYFQFEFEITETALMSSRDLAIELASSLSQTGSTLAIDDFGTGYSSLAYLKDLNASILKIDKSFVTNIDDSRDNQTIVRSTIKMAHELGMQVVAEGIETAADEHFLRSLGCDFGQGYHYAKPLPVDELVQWLTKFESQAPKNLSDLQPFRR; from the coding sequence ATGGCAAACACGCCCGTCAGCGGAAACAATCGTAAAACGACTCTGGCCATCGCACTGACCGGGGCGGTTCTGCTGGGCCTCTGGTTCACGGGCGCTCTCCAGGATCTGGGTCGCCAGATCGAAGATCAGTGGTTTGAATTACTGGCGGAGCCGGTGGCAACCGACACGGTGATTGTTGAAATCGACTCCGCCAGCATTGCCGACGTTGGCCTCTGGCCCTGGCCGCGCGAGCTCTTTGCCCAGGCCCTGCGCCGGCTGGATGCTGCTGAAGTGCACTCGGTGATGGTCGACGTCGACTTCAGCGCCCGCTCGGTGCCGGATCAGGACCTGGCTCTGGAGCAGGCCCTGGCCGACGTTTCACGTCCGGTCTTCCTGCCCGCGTTTGTACAACGGACATCGTCGATGGAAAACACTCTGATGCTGCGGACGCCACTACCGGAGTTTGCCGGGCACGTGCAGCTGGTATCGGCCAACATGCACCCGGACACCGACGGGCTGGTGCGTCGGCTAGGCACCGGCTTCAACTGGCAGGACACTTTCTATCCCGGCGCCTGGATTGCCATGACCTCCGGCCAGCACACGGCTACCTGGATCGACTTCAGTATCTCGCCACGCTCGTTTCAATACATCAGCTTCTCGGATTTATTGGCCGGGCGTGTGGAGCCCGCGCAACTTCGCAACAAGCGGGTGTTCATTGGCGCGACCGCCATCGAGCTGGGGGACACCCTGGCAGTGCCGGTATACCGGGCGCTGCCAGGGGTTGTGCTGCAGGCACTTGGCGCCGAGACCCTGAACCGCGGCGGCCTATACCGTCTGAACACCGGTGTTGAAGCAGGAATTCTGGTTCTGTGCTGGCTGCTGGCCGCCTTGATATTTACCCGCCTGAGCTGGATCAAAGGTCTGCTGGGGCTAGCTCTGACTCTGGTTGGCACACCACTGGCGGCGGTATTCGCGTTCCAGAACCTGGACCTGATTATTGACATCGCCGCACCGACACTCGCTATTGCCCTGGTCTACATCACCGTCAGTATTGCCCGACTGGATACCGTGACGCTGGAACACCTGTGGTTGCAGATTACCCTGCGAGACCACCAGGCCATTCATGACCGGATCATAGCCACCGCCAATGACTGTATCCTGTGCCTGACCCCGGGGGGCCGCATTACTCAGGCCAATCCGGCCATGCATGCCTTGAGCAAGGCCCCACCCGGTCAGTTGGTTGACAGCCAGGTACGAGACTGGCTGCCCCGGATTGAGACCGAATTAGCGAACCTTTCCGGCAAACCCTTCGATACCATTCTGCTTGCCAGCGATAACCGCCAGGTTCCGGTCGAAGCCATCATCAGCACCGTGGATCTGTCTGCAGAACCTCTGTACACCATCGTGCTGAGGGATCTCACCGATCGGATTGAGCGCGAACGGGAACTGGAATACCAGGCCACCCACGATCTGCTGACCGGGCTGCTAAACCGGCCTGCGCTGTTCTCACGCATCAACCAGGATCTCCAGGACGGCGAGACCGGCGCGCTGCTGTCAGTGAACCTGGACTACTTCCATGAAGTAAACGATACCTACGGCCACCAAACCGGCGACCACGTACTACAAACCATCGCGGCCCGGATTGCTCACACCGTCAGTGACCGACATCCAGCGGGCTGGGTGGCCCGAGTTGGCGCCGACAGTTTTGCGGTCTGGCTCCAAGGCATGAGTTACGCCGAGGGAGGCCAGATACTCAGCGACGCGATCATGGAGGCCGTCGAGCGCGTCCTGCCCCTGAGTGCCGACAGCGAAGTAAGCCTGCAGGTGTTCTGTACCATCGGTGTCGGTGATGCGGCCACCGCCGCTCCAGAAGTGCCTGAGGCAGAAGAGTCCGATTCACACACGGCTAAAAACCTGTGGCGATGCGCCGAAGATGCCCTGCGCCAAGCCAAATCCCAACGCGTTGCCATCCATTGCTATGGTGCCGCCGACCGTCGGGCAGCGGGCCAGCGACTGAAACTGGTGCCGGCCATCCGCGCCAACATCGCCGCCAATGCCTTCAACCTGCTGTACCAGCCCAAGATCGATCTGGCCACCATGCAACCCATCGGCTGCGAAGCGCTGCTGCGCTGGCCTCATGGTCGTGGCCCGGTGGTACCGGTAATGACACTGATCGAAGTGGCGGAAAACTCACGGCAGATTGCGCCGCTGACCCGTTGGGTGGTGCAGGCCATTCTAGCCCAGGAAAACGCCTGGCAAGCCAGGGGCCTGCCCCGCCATATGGCGGTCAACATCTCCGCCCGGCTGATACAGGACCGCCACTTTATCTCCGAGCTGCAGGGGTTGCTGGCCTCGTCCACTGGTTACTTCCAATTCGAGTTCGAAATTACTGAAACCGCACTGATGAGTTCGCGGGATCTGGCCATCGAACTGGCGAGCAGCCTGTCCCAGACCGGCAGCACCCTGGCTATCGACGATTTTGGCACCGGCTATTCGTCACTGGCCTATCTAAAAGACTTGAACGCCTCGATCCTGAAGATCGACAAATCCTTCGTGACCAATATCGACGACAGCCGGGATAACCAGACCATCGTACGTTCAACCATCAAGATGGCCCATGAGCTGGGCATGCAGGTGGTGGCCGAAGGTATTGAAACAGCCGCGGACGAGCACTTTTTGCGGTCGTTGGGCTGCGACTTTGGCCAGGGTTACCATTACGCCAAGCCGCTGCCGGTGGATGAACTGGTGCAATGGCTGACCAAGTTCGAGTCGCAAGCGCCCAAGAATCTGTCCGATCTTCAGCCTTTTCGGCGGTAG
- a CDS encoding histone deacetylase family protein, giving the protein MEYPSNVTVFYDDRVLNHSPDVNAAFLPGRLDKRVRSILSGLNVQWKYPEHPGRIQAILDLLHREPIEGVEFAGGQVATREQLGRVHTTSYLDDVFSLRNKHAWLDVDTTAVSPGSVEAAEVAAGTAIAAVEAVVSGRTRSAFALVRPPGHHAEPVRARGFCLFNNVAVAAAHAHAELGCERILILDWDAHHGNGTQDIFWADPDVMFFDIHRAAPFYPGSGGLHEVGAGLGEGTTVNVPMPGGAGDVAYLKALNEILVPAAEYFKPDLILVSAGFDAHWYDLALNVSYEGFAAMTGIVQSLADRLCDGRLAFVLEGGYNTESLSYGVRSVLDVLAGGEVPQPRVCGMEEVDQASAFHLSAFAEDPPTD; this is encoded by the coding sequence GTGGAATATCCAAGCAACGTCACGGTTTTTTACGACGACCGAGTACTTAATCATTCTCCCGATGTGAACGCCGCATTTCTGCCGGGTCGACTGGACAAGCGGGTGCGCAGCATCCTGTCGGGACTGAATGTGCAATGGAAGTACCCGGAACACCCGGGACGCATTCAGGCCATCCTCGACCTGCTGCACCGGGAACCGATCGAAGGGGTGGAGTTTGCCGGTGGCCAGGTGGCTACCCGGGAGCAGCTTGGTCGGGTGCATACCACCTCTTACCTGGATGACGTTTTCTCCCTACGTAACAAGCATGCCTGGCTCGATGTCGATACCACTGCGGTATCACCGGGCAGCGTGGAAGCTGCGGAAGTTGCCGCCGGGACCGCCATTGCCGCGGTCGAAGCGGTGGTTTCGGGCCGCACTCGAAGTGCCTTCGCCCTGGTTCGCCCGCCGGGCCATCACGCCGAGCCGGTGCGCGCCCGCGGCTTCTGTCTGTTCAACAATGTTGCCGTGGCGGCCGCTCACGCCCACGCCGAACTTGGTTGTGAGCGGATTCTGATCCTCGACTGGGACGCCCACCACGGCAACGGCACCCAGGATATCTTCTGGGCGGATCCCGACGTGATGTTCTTCGATATTCACCGCGCAGCGCCCTTTTACCCGGGCAGTGGTGGCCTGCATGAAGTGGGTGCGGGCCTGGGTGAGGGCACCACAGTGAATGTTCCAATGCCCGGTGGCGCCGGTGATGTCGCTTACCTGAAGGCCCTGAACGAAATCCTGGTACCGGCCGCCGAGTACTTCAAACCGGACCTGATCCTGGTGTCGGCGGGGTTCGATGCACACTGGTACGATTTGGCCCTGAACGTCTCCTACGAGGGCTTCGCGGCCATGACCGGGATTGTCCAGTCCCTGGCCGATCGGCTGTGCGATGGTCGTTTGGCTTTTGTTCTGGAGGGCGGTTACAACACCGAATCGTTGTCCTATGGAGTGCGATCAGTGCTTGACGTCCTCGCCGGAGGCGAGGTGCCGCAACCGAGGGTGTGTGGCATGGAGGAAGTGGATCAGGCTTCGGCCTTTCACCTCAGCGCGTTCGCCGAGGATCCACCCACGGACTGA